A part of Streptomyces sp. NBC_01210 genomic DNA contains:
- a CDS encoding DUF397 domain-containing protein, translating into MSNTLRWFKSSYSDSSGGECIEVAFDWRKSSYSSDCTGNCVEVAACPHTIHIRDSKVTDGPTFAVAPTTWTNFLDWAS; encoded by the coding sequence ATGAGCAACACCCTGCGCTGGTTCAAGTCCAGCTACAGCGACAGCAGCGGTGGCGAGTGCATCGAAGTGGCCTTCGACTGGCGCAAGTCCTCGTACAGCAGCGACTGCACCGGCAACTGTGTCGAGGTCGCCGCCTGCCCCCACACCATCCACATCCGCGACTCCAAGGTCACCGACGGCCCCACCTTCGCCGTCGCCCCCACCACCTGGACGAACTTCCTCGACTGGGCGAGCTGA
- a CDS encoding VOC family protein, producing the protein MAVKPVPEGCSSVTPWIISQDTAGVIDYLKAAFGAVELGRTTGEDGRIGHAEIRIGDAVVMLFDAARADWPPTPAFLRLYVEDADAVHRRAVECGGESVTEVTHLFFGDRVGRVRDPFGNLWWIQTHVEDVSEAEMARRLGDPVFTEAMDYLTSADFFPGTPN; encoded by the coding sequence ATGGCCGTCAAGCCGGTTCCCGAGGGCTGTTCCAGCGTCACGCCGTGGATCATTTCGCAGGACACGGCCGGTGTCATCGACTATCTGAAGGCCGCCTTCGGGGCGGTGGAGCTGGGCCGGACGACCGGCGAGGACGGCCGCATCGGGCATGCGGAGATACGGATCGGGGACGCGGTGGTCATGCTGTTCGACGCGGCGCGCGCCGACTGGCCGCCGACGCCGGCGTTCCTGCGGCTGTATGTCGAGGACGCGGACGCGGTGCACCGGCGGGCGGTGGAGTGCGGCGGCGAATCGGTGACCGAGGTGACGCACCTCTTCTTCGGGGACCGGGTCGGACGGGTGCGGGACCCGTTCGGGAACCTGTGGTGGATCCAGACGCACGTCGAGGATGTGAGCGAGGCGGAGATGGCGCGTCGCCTCGGGGATCCGGTGTTCACCGAGGCGATGGACTACCTCACGAGCGCGGACTTTTTTCCTGGGACTCCGAACTGA
- a CDS encoding cytochrome P450, with product MTGTAVPGPAGLPLLGSMFELKRDSLGTFLNAQREYGDVVRITAGPPGLRAELYAVFSAEGAQQVLATESANFRKDNAFYQEVRESFGNGLLTSQDDDYLRQRRLVQPLFTRRRVDGYADAVTAETSALLSAWRTAPDATVDVVDETTRLTLRAVARILFGTDVEAAVDVVQRCFPIIGEYTLTRGYSPANFPRSWPTPANRRAATAMEELFAVCDGIIEKRRAEGDTAQGEDLLTLLSQAESAEDGTLDASEIRDQVLVFLLAGHETTATSLAFALHLLARHPEQQARARDEVVRVLDGRTPGAADLDALPYLTQVLKEAMRLYPAGPVIGRRAVAAAEVGGHTIPAGADVIVAPWVTHRHPGYWDDPERFDPERFTPEREKERPRYAWFPFGGGPRACIGQHFSMLESVLALAMILREYELEAVDVEVPVDTGITLRAAGPARCALRRVDGAQ from the coding sequence ATGACGGGCACAGCGGTACCGGGTCCGGCGGGTCTGCCGCTCCTGGGTTCGATGTTCGAGCTCAAGCGGGACTCGCTCGGCACCTTCCTCAACGCGCAGCGCGAGTACGGAGACGTCGTCAGGATCACCGCGGGCCCGCCCGGGCTGCGGGCCGAGCTGTACGCGGTGTTCTCCGCGGAGGGCGCCCAGCAGGTGCTGGCGACGGAATCGGCCAACTTCCGCAAGGACAACGCCTTTTACCAGGAGGTCCGGGAGTCGTTCGGCAACGGCCTGCTGACCAGCCAGGACGACGACTACCTCCGGCAGCGGCGGCTCGTGCAGCCGCTGTTCACCCGCCGCCGGGTCGACGGCTACGCCGACGCCGTCACCGCCGAAACCTCTGCTCTGCTCTCCGCCTGGCGCACCGCCCCGGACGCCACGGTGGACGTCGTCGACGAGACGACCCGGCTCACTCTGCGGGCGGTTGCCCGCATCCTGTTCGGCACGGACGTCGAGGCGGCGGTCGACGTCGTGCAGCGATGCTTCCCGATCATCGGGGAGTACACGCTCACCCGCGGCTACTCCCCCGCCAACTTCCCGCGCAGCTGGCCGACTCCCGCCAACCGGCGGGCCGCCACCGCGATGGAAGAACTGTTCGCGGTGTGCGACGGGATCATCGAGAAGCGGCGGGCGGAGGGGGATACGGCCCAGGGCGAGGATCTGCTGACCCTGCTCTCCCAGGCCGAGAGCGCGGAGGACGGGACCCTCGACGCTTCCGAAATCCGCGACCAGGTGCTGGTGTTCCTGCTCGCGGGGCACGAGACGACGGCCACGTCGCTGGCGTTCGCGCTGCATCTGCTGGCCCGCCACCCCGAGCAGCAGGCACGGGCGCGGGACGAGGTCGTACGCGTACTGGACGGACGGACCCCAGGGGCCGCGGATCTCGACGCACTGCCGTATCTGACACAGGTGCTGAAGGAAGCGATGCGCCTCTATCCGGCGGGCCCGGTCATCGGCCGCCGGGCGGTCGCGGCGGCGGAGGTCGGGGGGCACACGATCCCGGCCGGCGCGGATGTGATCGTCGCGCCGTGGGTGACGCACCGGCATCCGGGGTACTGGGACGATCCGGAGCGCTTCGACCCGGAACGGTTCACGCCGGAGCGGGAGAAGGAGCGGCCGCGGTACGCGTGGTTCCCGTTCGGCGGCGGGCCGCGGGCGTGCATCGGTCAGCACTTCTCGATGCTGGAGTCGGTGCTGGCGCTGGCGATGATCCTGCGGGAGTACGAGCTGGAGGCGGTCGACGTCGAGGTTCCGGTGGACACCGGGATCACTCTGCGGGCGGCGGGCCCGGCGCGGTGCGCGCTGCGGCGGGTGGACGGGGCGCAGTGA
- a CDS encoding helix-turn-helix domain-containing protein, with product MARSENKETAGPATRLVANVARNMRVQKGLTQEQLGDEMGFTGAAVSAMETCAQPASDQMLVELERVLGGGTGIFEEARTYVRLDKYPAQFKNYALLEQKAVGLCLYATLVVHGLFQTEEYARALIGGGYPPLSEGRVEELVEARMARRALFEREPVALIEVVLEESVLRRTIGGEEVMRGQMRHLAECARRRNVTLQVLPLDCGVSGEHAGDNGGMTLVETPEHDHLVYLEIQFESLLIKDLAKVSTFAQRYAKIRAQALGPRESLGLIERLAGEHR from the coding sequence ATGGCACGTTCGGAAAACAAGGAAACGGCGGGTCCGGCGACGCGTCTGGTAGCGAATGTCGCGCGCAATATGCGCGTCCAGAAAGGACTGACACAGGAGCAGCTGGGAGACGAGATGGGCTTCACGGGCGCGGCGGTGAGCGCGATGGAGACCTGCGCGCAGCCCGCGAGCGACCAGATGCTGGTCGAGCTGGAGAGGGTGCTCGGGGGCGGTACGGGGATCTTCGAGGAGGCGAGGACGTACGTACGGCTGGACAAGTACCCGGCGCAGTTCAAGAACTACGCGCTGCTGGAGCAGAAGGCGGTGGGGCTGTGTCTGTACGCGACGCTGGTCGTGCACGGCTTGTTCCAGACGGAGGAGTACGCGCGGGCGCTGATCGGGGGCGGGTACCCGCCGCTGAGCGAGGGGCGGGTGGAGGAGCTGGTCGAAGCGCGGATGGCGCGTAGGGCGCTGTTCGAGCGGGAGCCGGTGGCGCTGATCGAGGTGGTGCTGGAGGAGTCGGTGTTACGGCGGACGATCGGCGGCGAGGAGGTCATGCGCGGCCAGATGCGGCACCTTGCGGAGTGTGCAAGGCGGCGTAACGTGACGCTTCAGGTACTGCCGCTGGACTGCGGGGTGAGCGGCGAACACGCGGGCGACAACGGCGGAATGACCCTGGTAGAGACCCCGGAGCACGACCACCTGGTCTACCTGGAGATCCAGTTCGAGAGCCTGCTGATCAAGGACCTCGCAAAGGTGAGCACATTCGCCCAGCGGTATGCGAAGATCCGGGCACAGGCCCTGGGTCCTCGTGAATCGCTGGGCCTCATCGAGCGGTTGGCGGGAGAGCACAGATGA
- a CDS encoding MarR family winged helix-turn-helix transcriptional regulator produces MSREQQDLLSRTALGVFRLNGQFLAVSEELAKPAGLTAAWWQVLGAVLRDPLPVAGIARDMGITRQSVQRIADLLVERGLAAYEPNPAHRRAKLLRPTDEGRAAIAKIDPGHAELAARLADALGPEQFAETARVLDQLSKALDSISLDSISSESQEKSPRS; encoded by the coding sequence ATGAGCCGCGAACAGCAGGACCTGCTCAGCCGGACGGCGCTCGGCGTCTTCCGGCTGAACGGCCAATTCCTCGCCGTGTCCGAGGAGTTGGCGAAGCCGGCCGGGCTGACCGCCGCCTGGTGGCAGGTCCTCGGAGCCGTACTGCGCGATCCGCTGCCCGTCGCCGGGATCGCCCGCGACATGGGCATCACCCGTCAGAGCGTGCAGCGGATCGCCGATCTGCTCGTCGAGCGTGGTCTCGCCGCGTACGAACCCAACCCCGCCCACCGCCGCGCCAAACTGCTCCGGCCCACCGACGAAGGCCGCGCCGCGATCGCGAAGATCGACCCCGGTCACGCGGAACTGGCGGCCCGCCTCGCCGACGCCCTCGGCCCCGAGCAGTTCGCCGAGACGGCGCGAGTGCTCGACCAGCTCTCCAAAGCTCTCGACAGCATCAGTCTCGACAGCATCAGTTCGGAGTCCCAGGAAAAAAGTCCGCGCTCGTGA
- a CDS encoding type 1 glutamine amidotransferase family protein produces the protein MTTRTVHLAVYDTYADWETGHTTAHLTQNGFTVRTVGLTTDPVTTMGGVRIQPDLALADLRPEDSALLILTGAHLWDTGDDLAPFAAKAREFLDAGIPVAAICGATAGLAREGLLDDREHTSAVSFYLDATGYKGGEHYRDTDAVTDGDLITAGPTEPVAFAREVFARLGVYEGEKLDAWYRLFHDSDASAFEVLNS, from the coding sequence ATGACCACCCGCACCGTTCATCTCGCCGTGTACGACACCTACGCCGACTGGGAGACGGGCCACACCACCGCCCACCTCACCCAGAACGGCTTCACCGTGCGGACCGTCGGGCTCACCACCGACCCCGTCACCACCATGGGCGGCGTCCGTATCCAGCCCGATCTCGCGCTCGCCGACCTGCGGCCCGAGGACAGCGCCCTGCTCATCCTCACCGGCGCACACCTCTGGGACACCGGTGACGATCTCGCCCCCTTCGCCGCCAAGGCGCGTGAGTTCCTCGATGCCGGCATCCCCGTCGCCGCCATCTGCGGTGCCACCGCCGGGCTCGCCCGCGAAGGGCTGCTCGACGATCGCGAGCACACCAGCGCCGTCTCCTTCTACCTCGACGCCACCGGCTACAAGGGCGGCGAGCACTATCGCGACACCGACGCCGTCACCGACGGGGATCTGATCACCGCAGGGCCGACCGAGCCCGTCGCCTTCGCCCGCGAGGTCTTCGCACGGCTCGGCGTGTACGAGGGCGAGAAACTGGACGCCTGGTACCGGCTGTTCCACGACTCGGACGCCTCCGCCTTCGAGGTCCTGAACTCATGA
- a CDS encoding serine/threonine-protein kinase: MEPLAPGDPRHIGEYRLLARLGAGGMGQVYLARNDRGRTVAVKLVRQELAVQEEFRSRFRQEVRAALRVGGEWTAPVLDADTEAPVPWVATGYIAGPALHSVVSGDHGPLPERSVRILATGLAHALENIHGADLIHRDLKPSNILITIDGPRVIDFGIARALETVTDGGLTRTGALVGSPGFMAPEQVRGDRVTTACDIFCLGSVLAYAATGRLPFGSADSGVHALMFRIAQEEPDLAGLPEGLLELVRDCLNKDPEARPTLARILERTTSDADGEPWLPGALIAQLGRHAVQLLEVEQPAAPAAPAPAAPPAPTPAPAPEQPPTMTSAAPKPPMPRPTPPPTPPPAYGYGYPYNAPAQTGYLPAPAPYAPPPAPSRKGGTIALVAVALLVAVLAGGSVYAFMGGDGKHTGAGHSTPPASKSPSPQTSPPTAPATTPPTDPGTGTGGVPQEYVGTWQASFDTADGTNVRTMTITQGSTGTQVMTLTGTGPNYDCRWSATLRASGPPLELGPTQVTFGDPKQCSPGQWSRLNMPNDTTIVRELVGSGGAPLTYTKTS, encoded by the coding sequence ATGGAGCCACTGGCACCGGGAGATCCACGGCACATCGGCGAGTACCGTCTGCTGGCCCGGCTCGGCGCGGGCGGCATGGGCCAGGTCTACCTCGCGCGCAACGACCGCGGCCGCACCGTCGCCGTCAAGCTCGTACGCCAGGAGCTCGCCGTTCAGGAGGAGTTCCGCAGCCGCTTCCGCCAGGAAGTACGCGCGGCCCTGCGCGTCGGCGGCGAGTGGACCGCACCCGTGCTCGACGCCGACACCGAGGCCCCCGTCCCCTGGGTCGCCACCGGCTATATCGCGGGACCCGCGCTCCACAGCGTCGTCTCCGGCGACCACGGTCCGCTCCCGGAGCGCTCCGTCCGCATCCTCGCCACCGGCCTCGCGCACGCACTCGAGAACATCCACGGCGCCGACCTCATCCACCGCGACCTCAAGCCGTCCAACATCCTGATCACGATCGATGGCCCCCGCGTCATCGACTTCGGCATAGCCCGCGCCCTGGAAACGGTCACCGACGGCGGTCTCACCCGCACCGGCGCGCTCGTCGGCTCGCCCGGCTTCATGGCTCCCGAGCAGGTACGCGGCGACCGCGTCACCACCGCCTGCGACATCTTCTGCCTCGGCTCCGTCCTCGCGTACGCGGCGACGGGCCGCCTTCCGTTCGGCTCGGCCGACAGCGGTGTACACGCGCTGATGTTCCGTATCGCTCAGGAGGAACCGGACCTGGCCGGCCTTCCGGAGGGCCTGCTCGAGCTCGTACGCGACTGCCTCAACAAGGACCCCGAGGCCCGCCCGACGCTCGCGCGGATCCTGGAACGTACGACCTCCGACGCGGACGGCGAGCCCTGGCTGCCCGGAGCGCTGATCGCCCAACTCGGCCGCCATGCGGTGCAGTTGCTGGAGGTGGAGCAGCCGGCGGCCCCGGCTGCTCCCGCACCGGCCGCGCCTCCGGCCCCGACCCCGGCCCCGGCCCCGGAACAGCCGCCGACGATGACCTCGGCCGCCCCGAAGCCCCCGATGCCGCGGCCCACGCCTCCGCCGACCCCACCCCCGGCGTACGGGTACGGCTACCCGTACAACGCCCCCGCCCAGACCGGGTACCTCCCCGCCCCCGCCCCGTACGCACCCCCGCCCGCGCCCAGCAGGAAGGGCGGCACCATAGCCCTCGTCGCGGTGGCCCTCCTCGTCGCGGTCCTGGCGGGCGGCTCGGTGTACGCGTTCATGGGCGGCGACGGCAAGCACACCGGTGCCGGCCACTCCACGCCGCCGGCCTCGAAGTCCCCCTCGCCGCAGACCTCGCCGCCGACGGCCCCCGCCACCACACCCCCGACCGATCCCGGCACCGGGACCGGCGGCGTCCCCCAGGAGTACGTCGGCACCTGGCAGGCCTCCTTCGACACCGCCGACGGCACCAACGTCCGCACCATGACGATCACCCAGGGCTCGACCGGCACCCAGGTCATGACCCTGACGGGTACCGGCCCGAACTACGACTGCCGCTGGTCGGCCACCCTCCGCGCCTCGGGCCCGCCCCTCGAACTCGGGCCGACCCAGGTCACGTTCGGCGACCCGAAGCAGTGCTCACCGGGCCAGTGGAGCCGCCTGAACATGCCCAACGACACGACGATCGTGCGCGAACTGGTGGGCTCGGGCGGCGCGCCGCTCACGTACACGAAGACGAGCTGA
- a CDS encoding adenylosuccinate synthase: MPALVLLGAQWGDEGKGKATDLLGGSVDYVVRYQGGNNAGHTVVVGDQKYALHLLPSGILSPGCTPVIGNGVVVDPAVLLSELSGLNDRGVDTSKLLISGNAHLITPYNVTVDKVTERFLGKRKIGTTGRGIGPTYADKINRVGIRVQDLYDESILEQKVEAALESKNQLLAKVYNRRAIEADKIVEEMLQFAEQLKPYVADTTLILNNAIDEGKVVLFEGGQGTLLDVDHGTYPFVTSSNPTAGGACTGAGVGPTKISRVIGILKAYTTRVGAGPFPTELLDEDGEALRRIGGERGVTTGRDRRCGWFDAVIARYATRVNGLTDFFLTKLDVLTGWEQIPVCVAYEIDGRRVEELPYSQTDFHHAKPIYEMLPGWSEDITKAKTFADLPKNAQAYVKALEEMSGAPISAIGVGPGRTETIEINSFL; the protein is encoded by the coding sequence GTGCCCGCACTTGTGCTGCTCGGTGCTCAGTGGGGTGACGAGGGCAAGGGAAAGGCCACCGACCTGCTCGGTGGATCAGTGGATTATGTAGTGCGTTACCAGGGCGGCAACAACGCCGGCCACACGGTTGTCGTGGGTGACCAGAAGTATGCGCTGCATCTCCTCCCTTCCGGAATCCTCTCGCCCGGATGTACTCCGGTAATCGGCAACGGCGTCGTTGTGGACCCGGCGGTACTGCTCTCCGAGCTGAGCGGGCTGAACGACCGCGGCGTCGACACGTCCAAGCTGCTGATCAGCGGAAACGCCCATCTGATCACTCCGTACAACGTCACCGTCGACAAGGTGACGGAACGGTTCCTCGGGAAGCGGAAGATCGGCACGACCGGCCGCGGAATCGGCCCGACGTACGCGGACAAGATCAACCGCGTCGGCATCCGCGTCCAGGACCTCTACGACGAGTCGATCCTGGAGCAGAAGGTCGAGGCGGCGCTGGAGTCCAAGAACCAGCTCCTCGCCAAGGTCTACAACCGGCGCGCGATCGAGGCCGACAAGATCGTCGAGGAGATGCTCCAGTTCGCTGAGCAGCTCAAGCCGTACGTCGCCGACACCACGCTGATCCTGAACAACGCCATCGACGAGGGCAAGGTCGTCCTCTTCGAGGGCGGCCAGGGCACGCTCCTCGACGTCGACCACGGCACGTACCCCTTCGTCACCTCCTCGAACCCGACCGCGGGCGGCGCCTGCACGGGCGCGGGCGTGGGCCCGACGAAGATCAGCCGGGTCATCGGCATCCTCAAGGCGTACACGACCCGCGTCGGCGCGGGCCCGTTCCCGACGGAGCTCCTCGACGAGGACGGCGAGGCGCTGCGCCGCATCGGCGGCGAGCGTGGCGTGACCACCGGCCGCGACCGCCGCTGCGGCTGGTTCGACGCGGTCATCGCGCGGTACGCGACCCGGGTCAACGGCCTGACCGACTTCTTCCTCACCAAGCTGGACGTGCTGACCGGCTGGGAGCAGATCCCGGTGTGCGTGGCGTACGAGATCGACGGCAGGCGCGTCGAGGAACTCCCGTACTCCCAGACCGACTTCCACCACGCGAAGCCGATCTACGAGATGCTGCCGGGCTGGTCCGAGGACATCACCAAGGCGAAGACCTTCGCCGACCTGCCGAAGAACGCGCAGGCGTATGTGAAGGCGCTGGAGGAGATGTCGGGCGCGCCGATCTCGGCGATCGGTGTCGGCCCCGGCCGCACCGAGACGATCGAGATCAACTCGTTCCTCTGA
- a CDS encoding serine/threonine protein kinase, producing the protein MEQLAPQDPPSIGEYRLLGRLGEGGMGRVYLARSAGGRTVAVKLIKAELAGNPEFRGRFRQEVAAARRVGGEWTAPVLDADTEAAEPWVATGYIAGPSLLHVVRERPLPQESVRTLAYGLAGALRSVHGAGLVHRDLKPSNVLVTIAGPRVIDFGIARALENPSDELTQTGVVVGSPGYMSPEQIQGERVGPACDVFSLGSVLAYAATGRLPFGRSDTGIHSVMFRIVSAEPDLSGVDGELRQLIADCLAKDPAGRPTPEQIVERTRPADPAAPWLPAALIAELGQRAVSLLDADTPTRGAVPNPPTPTPDAGRAVYGTPPSPGTPGTSGTPGTYGTPGTPGTPQPGAMPPWPQTSGAPAPGAPAPVTPGGAPGTPSAAAPYGSWVQGNLASDAPDTAGTSPQARKRSRRTVVITGVAVAALLGSAFAAVTLLRGDGDTVAGRLGSGGSATGGPGAAAQGKGKESLSSPEPGSSAGDDAKDPAAKDPAGKKPGESGKPAGPAALPAAYAGTWIGSVLRDGTDTGSQRRITLSPGKVGDTVVASISVGESYLCKGTGKLLAAGGGSIRIDTGVTVSTPAGKCSAIGEQTLTARSDGTLAWTASGGRSSTLRKAGSDMIQSKFLGSWERQLTSSAGVQRLTVSQGAVGSQVVTFTTTQSGGTCTSKSALFSAGDRVVIGPSLVVSGDCAAAGSSVLTVSGSTLNRSFLDTGDSPREYRRP; encoded by the coding sequence ATGGAACAGCTCGCGCCCCAGGATCCGCCCTCCATAGGTGAGTACCGTCTGCTCGGCCGCCTTGGTGAGGGCGGGATGGGCCGGGTCTACCTCGCCCGTTCCGCGGGCGGCCGTACGGTCGCCGTCAAGCTCATCAAGGCCGAGCTCGCCGGGAATCCGGAGTTCCGCGGCCGGTTCCGGCAGGAGGTGGCCGCCGCGCGCCGGGTCGGCGGGGAGTGGACCGCGCCCGTGCTGGACGCGGACACCGAGGCGGCGGAGCCTTGGGTGGCGACCGGGTACATCGCCGGGCCCTCGTTGCTGCACGTCGTGCGGGAGAGGCCGCTGCCTCAGGAGTCGGTGCGGACACTGGCGTACGGTCTGGCCGGTGCGCTGCGGAGCGTGCACGGGGCCGGTCTCGTCCACCGGGACCTGAAGCCGTCCAACGTACTGGTCACGATCGCCGGTCCTCGGGTCATCGACTTCGGCATCGCCCGCGCGCTGGAGAATCCGTCCGACGAACTGACCCAGACCGGCGTGGTGGTGGGGTCGCCGGGCTATATGTCGCCCGAGCAGATCCAGGGCGAGCGGGTCGGTCCTGCTTGCGATGTGTTCTCGCTGGGCTCGGTGCTGGCGTATGCGGCGACCGGACGGCTGCCGTTCGGGCGTTCGGACACCGGGATTCACTCGGTCATGTTCCGGATCGTGAGCGCGGAGCCCGATCTGAGCGGCGTGGACGGGGAGTTGCGGCAGCTGATCGCGGACTGTCTGGCCAAGGATCCGGCAGGGCGGCCGACGCCGGAGCAGATCGTGGAGCGCACCCGCCCTGCCGATCCGGCCGCACCCTGGCTGCCCGCGGCGCTGATCGCCGAGCTCGGGCAGCGCGCGGTGTCACTGCTGGATGCCGATACGCCGACGAGGGGCGCCGTGCCGAACCCGCCGACGCCGACGCCGGATGCCGGTCGGGCGGTGTACGGCACCCCGCCGTCGCCGGGCACGCCCGGAACTTCTGGAACTCCCGGCACCTACGGCACCCCCGGCACTCCCGGCACCCCGCAGCCGGGTGCCATGCCCCCGTGGCCCCAGACCTCCGGCGCCCCTGCGCCCGGCGCCCCTGCGCCCGTAACCCCCGGCGGCGCGCCCGGCACCCCCTCGGCCGCCGCTCCCTACGGCTCCTGGGTACAGGGCAACCTCGCCTCCGACGCACCCGACACCGCCGGCACCAGCCCCCAGGCGCGGAAGCGCTCCCGGCGGACCGTGGTGATCACCGGTGTGGCCGTGGCCGCGCTGCTGGGCTCGGCCTTTGCCGCCGTCACCCTGCTGCGCGGGGACGGCGACACGGTGGCCGGCCGGCTGGGAAGCGGCGGTTCGGCCACAGGAGGGCCTGGCGCGGCCGCACAGGGCAAGGGCAAGGAGTCGCTGTCGTCCCCCGAGCCCGGGAGCAGCGCCGGCGACGACGCGAAGGACCCCGCGGCCAAGGACCCGGCGGGCAAGAAGCCGGGAGAGTCGGGGAAACCCGCCGGACCGGCCGCGCTGCCCGCCGCGTATGCCGGGACCTGGATCGGCAGCGTCCTCCGCGACGGCACGGACACCGGCTCACAGCGCCGGATCACCCTCTCCCCCGGCAAGGTCGGCGACACCGTCGTCGCGAGCATCAGCGTGGGCGAGAGCTATCTGTGCAAGGGCACCGGCAAGCTGCTTGCGGCAGGCGGTGGTTCGATCCGTATCGACACCGGTGTCACCGTCAGCACGCCCGCCGGGAAGTGTTCCGCCATCGGCGAGCAGACCCTGACAGCGCGCTCCGACGGGACGCTCGCGTGGACCGCGAGCGGCGGCCGGAGCTCGACGCTGCGCAAGGCGGGCTCCGACATGATCCAGAGCAAGTTCCTGGGCTCCTGGGAGCGACAACTGACCAGTTCCGCCGGTGTGCAGCGGCTGACCGTCTCGCAGGGCGCCGTGGGCAGCCAGGTCGTCACCTTCACCACCACGCAGAGCGGCGGCACCTGTACGTCGAAGTCCGCGCTGTTCTCGGCGGGGGACCGCGTCGTGATCGGTCCTTCCCTGGTGGTGAGCGGCGACTGCGCGGCGGCCGGGTCGTCGGTTCTGACGGTGAGCGGCAGCACGCTGAACCGGTCCTTCCTCGACACGGGCGACTCGCCCCGCGAGTACCGGCGTCCCTAG